The Pseudopipra pipra isolate bDixPip1 chromosome 6, bDixPip1.hap1, whole genome shotgun sequence genome includes a region encoding these proteins:
- the BAG5 gene encoding BAG family molecular chaperone regulator 5 gives MDMGNQHPSIKRLHEIQKEVKEIEQQVAVFSGLSTDRDYKKLERSLTKQLFEIDSVDTEGKGDIQQARKRAAQETERLLKELEQNANHPRRLEIESIFKEAQSLVEREITPFYKGGNCISDEFEEGIQDIVLRLTQVKTGGKVSLRKARYRTLTKVCAVQEIIENGMKQQLSLPLSNDAHPSVAKINSVMCDVNKARGTLIALLMGVSRNDTCRHLSCVLTGLIADLDALDVCGRTEIRNYRKEVVEEINKLQKYLDLEEEANSTHAYDLAQNQSILKIEEIRKKMKEVNSLLLKTENASDLYLGSKAELQGLIAHLDEVSAGKNPCIREARRRAVIEVQTLITYIDLKEALEKRQMYPEQTAAEHQSHKAVWTVLGNLSQIQQEVISFDGNRTDKNYMRLEELLTKQLLALDAVDPQGDERCKAARKQAVKLAQNILYYLDMKTDEWEY, from the coding sequence ATGGATATGGGTAACCAACACCCATCCATAAAACGGTTGcatgaaatacagaaagaagTCAAAGAGATTGAACAGCAAGTGGCTGTCTTCAGTGGTCTGTCTACCGACCGAGATTACAAGAAATTGGAAAGGAGCCTTACTAAACAGCTCTTTGAAATAGATTCTGTAGACACAGAAGGGAAGGGGGATATCCAGCAAGCCAGAAAGCGAGCTGCCCAGGAAACAGAGAGGCTGCTGAAGGAACTGGAACAAAATGCAAACCATCCGCGCAGACTGGAAATAGAGTCCATATTCAAGGAGGCACAGTCTCTTGTGGAACGCGAGATCACGCCTTTTTACAAAGGAGGAAACTGTATTAGTGACGAATTTGAAGAAGGAATCCAGGACATTGTGTTGAGGCTTACCCAGGTGAAAACTGGAGGGAAAGTTTCTTTACGCAAAGCAAGGTATCGCACTCTGACAAAAGTGTGTGCTGTTCAGGAGATTATAGAAAATGGTATGAAGCAACAGCTGTCCCTGCCACTCTCTAATGATGCACATCCTTCTGTCGCCAAAATTAACTCTGTAATGTGTGATGTGAACAAAGCAAGAGGAACTCTTATTGCTCTTCTGATGGGAGTGAGCAGGAATGACACCTGCAGGCACCTGTCCTGTGTGCTTACAGGCCTCATTGCTGATTTAGATGCTTTGGATGTCTGTGGTCGcacagaaatcagaaattacAGAAAGGAAGTAGTAGAAGAGATCAATAAATTGCAGAAATACCTGGACTTGGAAGAGGAAGCAAATTCTACTCACGCTTATGATTTGGCACAAAATCAGTCCATTCTAAAAATAGAAGAGATCCGCAAGAAGATGAAGGAAGTTAAttctttacttttaaaaacagagaatgCTTCTGATTTGTATTTGGGATCCAAAGCAGAATTGCAGGGATTGATTGCCCACCTAGATGAGGTGAGTGCTGGAAAAAATCCCTGTATTAGAGAGGCCAGGAGAAGAGCAGTAATTGAAGTTCAAACTCTTATAACATATATTGATTTGAAGGAAGCACTGGAGAAAAGGCAAATGTATCCAGAGCAAACTGCTGCCGAACATCAGTCTCATAAAGCAGTTTGGACTGTTCTTGGAAACTTGTCTCAAATTCAGCAAGAGGTGATTTCATTTGATGGAAACAGAACAGATAAAAACTACATGAGATTGGAAGAACTTCTTACAAAACAGCTTCTGGCCCTGGATGCTGTTGATCCACAAGGTGACGAGCGGTGTAAGGCTGCCAGGAAGCAGGCAGTAAAGCTTGCACAGAATATTCTTTACTACCTGGACATGAAAACAGATGAATGGGAATACTGa